The Bemisia tabaci chromosome 8, PGI_BMITA_v3 genome has a segment encoding these proteins:
- the LOC109030270 gene encoding ubiquitin-conjugating enzyme E2 G1 — protein sequence MSETQSALLLRKQLAELNKNPVEGFSAGLIDDNDIYKWEVLIIGPPDTLYEGGFFKAHLLFPKEYPLRPPRMKFVTEIWHPNIERNGDVCISILHEPGDDKWGYEKASERWLPVHTVETILISVISMLADPNDESPANVDAAKEWREDYQNFKRKVARCVRKSQEDCS from the exons ATGTCAGAAACACAGTCAGCCCTTTTACTCCGGAAGCAATTAGCAG AACTAAATAAGAATCCAGTTGAAGGATTCTCTGCAGGCTTAATAGATGACAATGATATTTACAAATGGGAAGTCCTTATCATCGGACCCCCGGACACTTTGTA TGAGGGCGGGTTTTTCAAAGCACATCTGTTGTTTCCCAAAGAATATCCTTTAAGACCTCCTAGGATGAAATTTGTGACTGAAATATGGCATCCGAATATTGAAAGGAATGGAGACGTCTGTATATCGATTCTTCATGAGCCCGGTGATGACAAATGGGGATACGAAAAAGCCAGTGAACGATGGCTACCAGTTCACACGGTTGAAACTATACTTATCTCAGTAATTTCAATGCTTGCTGATCCTAACGATGAAAGTCCTGCTAATGTCGATGCTGCC AAAGAGTGGCGGGAAgattaccaaaatttcaaaaggaaagTTGCAAGATGCGTACGGAAAAGTCAAGAAGATTGCTCATAG
- the LOC109030388 gene encoding uncharacterized protein isoform X1: protein MSFKYVVLDTFKCEHLAEYFHECRKCNPLNEEIRNFYEFNCCHNKAGWCCERCKHLVLVVKPSSVDKNDEEITLEDCEIAFEHYREELINVFERKPTDISELSEVSSQQACSTLDANLDTSSKNFLALSSATPREPAIEPARKKESTLKNCPLVDDKSAIQSKPQTRTHEVTPTEPPPGSLINEEPQKSKVPFTLQNVTHEISRTQDNIVKNEEERIIKRNKFLGSTQSSSSESELDLSCPVADPLAVLGPEESIEKKALKIGDVTKQKDLSGFYRHLYQSTVSSNNSKSAKDEAISPETKNSSRVSGSKSPEMEKEIEESFPLSKNPAKSRHYRKRKSSSSSSSSNEEEAKKRNATRKKASGSKSANSGPANPDADTDISSSSSSSGSSSSSSSSSSESDSESAKVGGKKSNDVRLTSGSEEGEIIESDKKAEKKSSSKTNSVPDEKPRTKLDKTEKTAENVRKSSKSVEKENGAESNVKKVNDVDVENSEDKENQMEEVVKIDIWEKRTVGQVFDDALKRYLERKAARLASQNG from the exons ATGAGCTTCAAATATGTAGTTCTTGACACGTTTAAATGTGAACATTTAGCAGAATATTTTCATGAGTGTAGAAAGTGCAACCCTCTCAATGAGgaaattcgcaatttttacgAATTTAACTGCTGTCATAATAAAGCCGGTTGGTGTTGTGAGCGTTGTAAACACTTAGTGCTAGTTGTCAAACCGTCATCAGTCGATAAAAATGACGAAGAAATCACATTAGAAGATTGTGAAATTGCTTTTGAACACTACCGGGAAGAACTTATTAATGTATTTGAAAGAAAGCCAACAGACATATCCGAGTTATCGGAAGTTTCATCACAGCAAGCATGCTCGACACTAGATGCAAATCTAGACActtcttcgaaaaattttctGGCTCTTTCTTCGGCAACCCCTAGAGAACCGGCTATTGAACCTGCAAGAAAAAAGGAATCAACCCTTAAGAACTGTCCCttagttgatgataaatctgcAATTCAGTCAAAACCTCAAACCCGTACACATGAAGTAACTCCAACAGAACCGCCGCCTGGATCACTAATCAATGAGGAACCTCAAAAATCCAAAGTTCCATTCACCTTGCAAAACGTCACCCATGAAATATCAAGAACACAGGATAACATAGTGAAGAATGAAGAGGAGAGAATCatcaaaagaaataaatttcTGGGATCAACCCAATCCAGCTCTTCAGAATCAGAACTGGACCTCTCATGCCCAGTAGCTGACCCATTAGCAGTTTTAGGTCCTGAGGAGTCAATAGAGAAGAAGGCTTTAA AAATTGGCGATGTGACAAAGCAGAAGGATTTGAGTGGTTTCTATCGCCACCTCTATCAATCAACCGTTTCCAGCAACAACTCCAAATCTGCCAAAGATGAAGCTATTAGTCCGGAAACAAAGAACTCCAGTCGAGTCAGCGGTTCTAAAAGTCCtgaaatggaaaaagaaattgaagaatCGTTTCCTCTGAGTAAGAACCCAGCTAAGAGTAGACACTATCGGAAACGAAAATCCTCGTCCTCCTCTTCAAGTAGCAATGAAGAAGAGGCTAAAAAACGTAACGCTACAAGAAAGAAGGCCTCAGGATCAAAGTCTGCCAACTCAGGGCCTGCAAACCCAGATGCTGACACTGATATATCGTCATCGTCCTCATCATCTGGCTCTTCGAgctcctcctcctcttcaaGCTCCGAGTCCGATAGTGAATCAGCAAAAGTTGGCGGAAAGAAGTCAAACGATGTTCGGCTAACAAGCGGTTCTGAAGAAGGCGAAATTATAGAAAGTGACAAGAAGGCGGAGAAAAAGTCCTCGTCCAAGACAAATTCTGTTCCAGATGAAAAGCCGCGAACAAAATTagataaaacagaaaaaacagctgagAATGTTCGCAAATCATCTAAGTCTGTTGAGAAGGAAAATGGAGCAGAATCTaatgttaaaaaagtaaatgatgTGGATGTTGAGAATTCGGAGGATAAAGAAAATCAAATGGAAGAAGTTGTTAAAATTGACATCTGGGAGAAACGAACTGTGGGCCAAGTCTTTGACGATGCCTTAAAGCGATATTTAGAGCGAAAAGCAGCTCGTCTAGCAAGCCAAAATGGCTAA